In Enoplosus armatus isolate fEnoArm2 chromosome 16, fEnoArm2.hap1, whole genome shotgun sequence, the genomic window ACAATATGTGGTTGACTGGGTCAGGGTTTGGAGCAGTTTGCGTTTGTGGCCCAGACGCTAACTTTAGCTTTCTGATGCTTATAGACATTCCACAAGGACGGGCCAGGCTCCTCTGCTGTTCTGAGAATATTACTTTACTCTTAGCTCATTGCTGATACGATCTGCCAGGatttgacttttatttctttatattgtGGGAAACAAATTGTTTTATGATCATTCCAAAGAAGTGTTATACAGTGTTTTGAAAGAGACTAAAATCCAAGAGAATAATAAAATATCCCactttttaaatctattttggACCATGCAAATGTGggtgacaaaataatctccatgcagctgttctggagcaaaatattatatattagtaTAGTATATTAGTAATACAGAGTATTATATAtatgaatttaagtccaatattcactctgtcGTTTGgtcaggtagtgtacagtgggtttatcagagcgtTTTTTGGAAACGAGGTTGATGAGGGTGAACCAAACAGTGAAGTTgtcttaaaaccaaaacaatgagctgaaagacactaaaacgctCTGTTGAGCTGAGGAAAACTGCTCAGTTTGGGGATAATTCTCTGGGTTTGTCAATGCAAATGACACCTTCATATtactcatcctcatcatcttAATCCCGTTGTTCCCTCAGACATGGATTCCCAGGTGGTGGCGGTCATCTTGGTGAGCCTGGTGCCTCTGCTGGTTATGGCGGTTGTCGTCATCACTTCCTTCTACTTTTATCGGGTCTACCGCCAGCGGCAAGCCAGCTCCAGACGCAAGAGGGGTCTTCCGCTGGACTTCAGTGACGCTCACGCCATCATGATAGACGACGAAGGTTCAGACAGTAGCTCCACACACGCCAACAACCTCAACCACAACACGGAGCTGCTGCCCATTGAACTGGATGTTCAGGTTGGAAAAGGACGCTTTGCAGAAGTTTACAAAGCCAAGCTTAAGCAGGGCTCCTCAGTCAGTGAGGAGCAGGGCTTTGAGACGGTGGCCATCAAGATTTTCCAGTATGAGGAGTATGCTTCTTGGAGGAATGAGAAGGAAATTTTCTCAGACGCAGACTTGAGACATGACAATGTGCTTCACTTCCTGACAGCAGAGGAAAGGAAGGTGCAGAGGCAGTACTGGCTGATCACAGCCTTCCAGCCAAGAGGGAACCTCCAAGAGTACTTGATTCACCATATTATCAGCTGGCACGACCTGTGGCTGCTGGGAGGTTCGCTAGCGCGTGGAGTGGCGCACCTTCACAGTGACCACACCCCCTGCGGTCGCTACAAGGTGCCTATCGCACACAGGGACATTAAGAGCTCCAACATACTTGTGAAAAGCGACCTGACCTGCTGCCTGTGTGACTTTGGCCTCGCCCTCCGCCTGGACAACACGCTGTCTGTGGATGAACTGGCCAACAGTGGGCAGGTAAAGCTTTCTAATCCTAAcctttttatttggtttttctTTGGCTTTTGATCCCCTCAgcgataaaaaagaaaaatcctctCCTGTTATAATTTGAACTGGCATCCCAGACACAAGCCATTCCAAGCCCTGTCATATATTTCTTTGAAGATATTTATCAGACCCTGAAAAGAGCCGTGCTATCAATCAAACTTTTCATTTCGGATCCTCATCACTCAGGGACACCATCTCTAAATATTTGGCACTCTCTATATCTTGGCCCCAGATGGATAATGCTGATAGAAATAGTGTTGTAAGTGTTCTTAGGTTGCCGTTTTATTTCGCTCACAAGACAAACAGGCTTGATTGATTCTTAATGGACTCATTACACTGATGTAATAGGCCAGAGTCATATTAGACTCCGTTATGGAAATGACTCATTATGAAAATGCGTCAGCCTTTGCTGTGCAGGACACATAATGCATTGTAATGCCCTCAATGCATTTTCGGGGAAGCGTCAGTGAACACATTTTCCAAGGTTGTAATTATGTGAAGACAAGCAATGTGTTGTTGAGCTCAGAGCTACCTTTGTTTTTCCAATTATTTTATACATACAACATGTTTTGATTCAGATGAATGTGATATGACATCTAACTACATCACAAATGTACCACCTGTCACTTGATTAATGCAGGTAAACAACTCTTACTGCTAAGATGGTCTACTTAACTACGCTTTTTCAACTCAACAGCTCCTGTTTAGTCATAAAAATGTAGTCATTGGTTAAAAAATATGGCTTAATTTTGGTTTTCCAGCTCCCCTTACCTGTAGCACCCTGTTCAAGCCATACAAATCAATATTATACACCCCCTTACCTTTCACATCATCTGTggtcttttttcctccctgttttTTCTCAGGTGGGTACAGCCAGGTACATGGCCCCGGAGGTCCTGGAGTCTAGAATCAACCTAGAAAACATTGAGTCTTTCAAACAGGCCGATGTTTATTCCATGGCTCTTGTACTGTGGGAGATCATCTCCAGGTGTAACGCAATTGGAGGTAAGATGTGATCACACACAGGTGATTTTAGGATGCTTGTATTTTGTCTAAAAGAGCAGTCAGACTGTATGATATCAAAACCTCCACTTAACCCAATCAAAATATTTTAGGTTGAGCAAtttctgataaactgataacttaaataacaataaatacaatctGCAaagaaagtaataaaaacaaatggaaacacaaGGGAAAATACTGGGGCACAGGCGTGGTCGTGACTTTTCTCCACTAATTGTCAACAAGAAAGCGAAttaacatatttcccaaaatggcaaACTGTTTCTTTAATCAGTATTCCTCTTTGGTGCCCTCAGCGCCCACCTctgggtgttttctttttgcgtGTTTATCATGATCAGTTGCATCTTTAAGCATGATATTTCTGACTGCCTAACTAATCGCATGGTGCCCCCACTGTACACACAGTAAACATCACTCGTGACCTTTACTGTAGTTAATCATAGAGATAGCCGTTATCCTTGGTAAATTAGAGATTAGCCTGGGCCGTTGAGCATAAAGGAAATCGATATAAGCACTGATTGATGAAATTCCCTTTGGGGTCTGTGTAAATATCctcagaaatactgtaaaaagaaaaattgccTCCACAGCTCACTTGACCTCTAAGGAATACGAGCACATTGACGACTTTACCAATTAGAAGCGCAGCGACCACCTCCACCTTGAGTTGCCTTACTagtgtgtgacactgtgtgACAGggcctacagtatgtgtgtgtcgtcCACAATCCATTAATCACTGTGGGAACAAAATCTCAAAGCGTCAAGCACACAATCCATCTTGTAGGAGTCTCAAGGATCAGCCTCCACTTTACAAATGTACCGTTACACGTGTTTGTCATTCTTTAGCAAAAACAAGGCCAGGATATGTGCAAATAATAGAAATGGGTGATTATCTGAAGGCAAACCACAGGGTAGTATTTCATGTCGACACTTagtctttgttttcacttcccTTTAGTGTCTCTGTGGTACAGCTAGTTTCTGTGACTGCTCCTGTCTCCTGTCATTGTGTCAGAGCAATGATTGAAAGCCGGGTTTGGGCATGAACACTTCTACTTTGGCATTTTCCTGTTTTGCCCCCACGATCTTCCCTCTGGGCCTCCTTGAAGTGTATCGCACAGTTTCGCTACCCAAGAGTCCTCTTATGAAAAAACATGGCCAAGTGACCCACAGTCCCCTTTGCTTTTCCAACAGTAAGAATATGTGTGCCCTGTGGGTACacctttgaaaagaaaatagacTATTTCCTGTTTTGCGCAGAGCACAGTCCCCAAGACGCACTGTTCTTAGAGTGAAGTTGTAAGTATGGATGTCTCCTTTTGTATGAGGATGTTTTGCAGCCAATGTCTCATGAGAGCAGGCCAGACAGGATACATGTTGGTAGAGATGGACTAAATGGGTATTGTGGCTTCACTCGGTTTCCTCTTGAGGGACAACAGCTTTATTCATCCCGTTCATCCTTTTCCATCCATTTAATTCTTTTCATCCCCGCATTTATTTAGATcttgacaaacagaaacactgtacCGGGCAGCAAACGTTATTTTAGACCcagtttaaacacatttttcttgctGTCCTTGCACAGAAACTCTGTGTCTTCTAAACTTTCAGCTCACTTTATCTACATTTTCtcgccccctctctctgtctgtctttttcttcctaCCCTTAGGCAGGTGAGGCAGCAGTTAATTACTCTCCCACTGCACCGCAACACTGTAGACAGCCATCCAGCAGACAGGGAGGACAGGCTTGCGTAGATTTACTGGCGAGAGGGGAAGCAGAGGGGTTCCCGTCCCACCCTGGGACCAGAATAGAGACTATAGATAGCAGCAGCtggaataatgtgtgtgttttctgtatatCTCCATCCACTTTTTCTAGACTTGGCATCTCTCCGAGACAAGCAGCAGGATGAAATCTGTAGTTCATTAAGGCCAAAACCAGAGGAGACGTTCTCATGCAGGAAGGTTAAAACattgcacaaacacagccagcCTCCCACCTTGATAGACCCTCATGAAGGTGGAAAGAATAAGTTGCGTAAATGAGATGCAGTAATGTGGTTTTGCTTCACTGGCAGCTAAAAAATCTCCTTGCAGATTGTATGCTGGCAGAGGCCTGGTATTGATTCTGGAATCGGAGCACCATGAGAgttaaaatgatgtgtttgcAGGGTGCACTGAAAGAGTTTCGTGCTTTCACACTCCAAGTTGTCCCTGGAGGTTGGTGAGTCACTAATGACGCCCTGAGAACTCACCTCACTTGAGACAAAATATGAACACGTGCACAGAAATTGTGACACATCCCAGGGCATCATTATAATGACTGGGGTGAAGCTCTGGTTTCCTCTTGTTTCTATTGCCACCttcctgcgtgtgtgtctgtggaagACAGATGTCTGATCAGCGCTCTGCGTCTCAGTGGCAGGCAGCCACATAGCCTCTCTGTCACAGATCCTCGGGCCGGGGTCTGATCTGAGATCTGCCAGTCGAGAAGAACACAGCCGTCTGTCGACAACGCCAGTCAGCCAGCCATGAGCCATCACTTTGCTTTCTTTATCTTCCAAGACTataaagacagaggaagagttAGAGTGAGAGGGGAACAGAGAGATCAACACACctcagagagaaggaaaagctGGATTCAAGGCTCAGGCCTTtttatctctgcctctgttccCTAAAATGTCTCTCCTGTATAATTTAGCTGGTCCAGATTTAGGGCTTGGAAAGACTATGAGGGCGTTCCTCAGGCGGGTGGGGCTATGTAGAGGGATAATAGTGGAGTGGTGTTGAATGTGGAGCTTCAGACTGAGAAATGCCTTCAGTCCCTGGAGGGAGAGGTTGGGCTagactggagaggaggagaggttaGGGCAGCTGCTCTCCAGATGTCAGACCATCAACTCCTCCAGGACTAGAGGGCCTGATGGTCTGGTGAAGATGGTGTGCATGTGGGGTCTGCCATAGTCCACATATGGGGACAAATTTTAGATTTCAAACCACTTGATTGTGGATGAATAGGGGACAAAATGCACGTGCCCAATTTGGTTTCACTGAAGTTGCATCCAGCGGGAgctaaaatagttttttttggtCTTCTTTAATGGGTTTAGGTGAAGGTCAGGGCATGTATCAGCTATAGTTAATGGTAGGGTAAGCCTCCAGGGTAAGTCGGTGCCATATGTCCAAAAGTAAGCTCTGCTAACGTGTAATGTGCATGCATACATCTGTACTAAATGACTTTAACAACCTGTGAGGAACACAAACAAGTGTCACAGCCACCGCGGCCTAATGAAAACCAGCAGAGACGGCTGGGAGTGGATTAGTCAAGCTTTTGTTGTAGACTCAGTCAGACTTTGGGAAGCAGACGATGTTATTGTGATCACATTACTCATTTATTTCCCAGCACATGTTGAAACTCTATGTGgatctgtttttctgcattatttatgtgtttagGTGACAGGTTTTCTGTtctttatttcaatatttatgCTTTGTTGAGCACAATTAGACTGAAATATTAACTTGGAAGGGCAGTAGAACAAGaatatcaaacaaaacataaaatgctgGTATGGATTATGTTTGCTTTCAGCTTTGCTGTAATAATTTAGGAtggtttgtgtttctctctccgtTTCATTTTGGTCCTGTTTGGCTTGCTACTGCAGTTTGACTATTGATATCTAAACGAGTCAGTGCGCTAAATACATCAATGTGCTAGAGCCATAATCAAACAGGTTAATGAATGACAAAGCTATACGTAGTTGGGATGGTTGAAGTGCAACACCTGGTCATGAAAGAGGCCATATAGTCATTATCTATGGAAACATACCTAAGACTGCACTGTCATGGACGTACATCACAAAGCTCCTGAAGGTGACATTCGCTGAGAAGTTTCCCCACTCTGCTGTTGTAGCtaaattaaactgaatttcTCTTGGCTGCAGATTCCCAGACAGTTTCTACAGGCGTGCCTGACAACTGGCATGGAAAATAGACATTAAGGATGAAATATGTGCTAGCATTGCAAAATTCACATCACTACATGTCAGCTGTCGTAGGAGACATAGTGTAAGTTCCTCATTGTTACTGTGCTGAACTTCGCTTTGCAGAAATCTTGTCAATATGCAGTGTGTGACTTTTGCAAACCACAGCATTCCTCCCTCgacctgtgttgtgttttcaataGCTTTTGCTAGTTCAGAGTTTAATTTAAGGTTTGCCTGGAAAAACTATCTTTCCTTTTTAGAGCAGGACTGGCCAATCCTTCCGTCCTGGAATACATACTTTTGTTTACACTGCAAAGTGCTCAGTGGTATGAATCATGTATTTTGGACCCATTGTTTGGAGATgaacacataaacatgtttgCCCAACAGTTTACAAAGTGGATTTGCAGTGTAGAACACAGTTATATACTCCCACGGAcctgtcaaaacaaaaagaaatatcagACTCGTTGACTGATTGTTGGGTGGGGCTATGTTTAAGCTTCAGTACTAAGGAAAAGAAACTTCGCAAAAAAAATAGGACGTTTCAGCCTCAGAAAAGCACTCGTCAGTGTCTAATGGCTTCATAAGTTCCTGTGAGcttctttttaatatgttttgagAGAGTGAAATGTGAAACCGTCATCTACTTTCATTCCAGTAGTTTACATAACAGTCTACATACAAGATGTGTCAATTCACTTGCAGAGATATGTTGGCCTTGTGACAGGGCGGGTTACTCCAGCTGGCACTGCTTTGTTCCAGTCATGTAAACTCTGTGGGACAGATTTACGCACTGTGCCTTTCATTCAGTttatgtttgcagtgtgtgtgcatttagagccagatatactgtattataGCACCAGATAATTACGCAGTCAGTGACTGGGACTGCCTTGTAGGTGTATTCTGTCAGTAATTGAGAGCTCAAAAGGGGCAAGTCCAGCTATAGGTTTGTATTTTAACAAATGAATGATAACTGAAGAAACAAATACCCCTAAATTACCATAGATTAATCACAAGCAGTTATATAACAGCCTATACTTATATTTTACAGCTTAATGACGCTAGATAGCAGCCATAGCATGATGGTCAGAAATATCACTAttacactgtatttgtttttgattaatgTCGCCATTGTCAGTAGCTATCGTTTCTTCTGTAAGTGATGCATTTCCTATTTCTTGAGTATTTACAGTAATTTAACATTATTGTGCAATAACACAGGCTTTCACTCAGTTAGGTTTAAGCTCGTAGTTGAAAACTGCAATAACAATGTATTGTATGTGCTCCAGAAGTACATATCTGTCTTTCTAGGTGAGGAGATTATAAAAGGTTTCCATTCTGGGGTAGTTATTGCAACATATGAGAGGGATCATTGTGTTCAACTGTCAACAGTGACAGTCGATTTAaagcttctgtctgtcttcgtCAAGGCTGTGTGATTCTTAAACTGCTATGTCATCTCCTGGTCATCTTTCAATTATTGAAAATCCGCTTGAGCTAATTATTTACTTTAACATTCTTCGCACAGTCGTGTCTCATCAGGCTTTTCTTATCTCAATGGATTCTCTGAAACTTGTCTTTTCTTTATACAAGCCCTCCACGCTTCAAAGGAAATTGGaatttgatttgttattttaCTCCAAGGAAACATTAATTCATGTAAAGATAAATTGTCTCTGCAAACCTTTGACCCACAGTTTCCAGACTATATCCTCCATGTCAATGCTTTGAAATCTTGCCCTGAGTAAACTCTGGTAACTCGCCTTTGACGAGCACTCTGGGTTGTGTTGTGTAAGGGTGCTGACACAAAGCCAGAGCTGCGTTGGTGAGATTCTTTAAGCCCCTTGACGCTGAGGgtaaaaatgtgataataataagTGTTTCTCTTCAGCAAATCTCCCCCTCGGCCTCTCTATCAGCAGCACAGGATTCTTTAGTTGTTTTTGCTGCTTCAGTGCTATTTAAAGTTTGCAACCTGCAGTTTTAATTTAGAGCGCACAGTGAATCCTTTGAGAGGTGTTGTTGATGTGTGCGCTGTGGGGCACTGCCATCTGATCTAGTCCCTCTATTCAGCAGAGCTGTATCTTCCAATAGATGTGAAGCTGTTTCAAAGTTTATTGCTTGTCTAAAACAACCAAAGCTCCCCAGTTTGACATGGTCACAGGCTAATTCCTCTGTACCtatgtcttgtttttgtgtgtgtgtgtgtgtgtgtgtgtgtgtgtgtgtgtgtgtgtgtgtgtgtgtgtgtgtgtgtgtgtgtgtgtgtgtgtgtgtgtgtgtgtgtgtgtgtgtgtgtgtgtgtgtgtgtgtgtgtgtgtgtacagaggtGAAAGAGTACGAGCCACCTTTTGGGAACCTGAGGGAACATCCATGTGTAGAGAGTATGAAGGACAGCGTTCTCCGAGACAGAGGAAGGCCTGAGATCCCTGACAGCTGGATCAACCACACAGTAAGAcgcaaaacatacacacacacacacacacgctgtacaTGCTATGTGAAACTTTAACTTCATGATCTCCTGTAGGCTGAGGTGTCTCTATGAACATTCAGGATCTCAAAGCCCTTATATAGTATTTATACATGTCTGATTGTATTGTTGGTTTAAGAATGTTGTGAttcatttcctcctttcctctccttattttctctcattttcattgcaacttgtattatttttaataattaattaattaatttggcCCAAGTagggttttatatatatatatctatatatatatagatatatatatatatttacctGTTTCATGACATCATGGCACAGATGAAAGTTAGTTGGCAATACTCGCCTGAAGCTCCTGTCTGCATTTGTTGTGTTAAAAGTCTAAGCCTGAATATCATTATTAATGGTTTGTGTGGACCGCAGGAAGATTAGTAACTGCTATGGCAGAAGCTAATGGGGatccaataaaataaacacattgcaACATTGGTTATCATTGCAATATTAAGATACAGTACGTATCTTGATGATTTTGGTAGAACAATACCTattaacacaatttaaaaaataaataaataaataaataaatattggcttaacaaatgttttatgagaaagGAAATTCACTTTTGTTAGACCTccaggatacacacaatgcgttGAGTAACACTAAATGTAGACATAACTTTTGTTcgtttacaagaaaactccaccaCTTTAAGCTTACTGGCATACTGTGCCATTTCGGTTTTGtattgtgaaacatttattttctactgAATTACTTCCATTTAAAcaaatttaatgtaaaataggCAGCACAATCTGTACCTCCTGATAGTCCTGAGATGTTCCactctgttattttgtccaccccatttatgAGGGagggctaaataacagaaacacctgtcagtataatgcAGTACAGTTCAGTATGACCACAGACGACAGCCTCCTAAATGTACAGAAAGTTGAACCAACAGCTCTCTAAAACAGTGTAAACAAGAACTGAACCttacaaccttcatgaagggaggatttattgcactTGTGTTAGTTTAGGTGtaagtgtacctaataaactggcatcTGAGTGTATCATTCTGCTGTATTATGTGACTCcctgttatttgttttcactcATAGAAATCACACtggtacacagacacagatctACATACACATAACCACACATGAACATTCATAGTTTCAGCTTGAGGTGATGATATTCTGTCTCAGTCAGACTTGCCCCAAGTCAGTATCACTGACTGATTATATCTGTACTCCACCGCTCCCCCTGCAGGGCATCCAGATGGTGTGCGCCTCCATAGACGAGTGTTGGGACCACGACCCGGAGGCCCGTCTGACAGCCCAGTGTGTTGCTGAGCGCTTCTACGACATGGAGTACCTGGACAAGCTGTCGGATCGCTCTGACTCAGAGGAGAAGATCCCTGAAGAAATCATTGTGGTGGATGAGAAGTAGGGCTCAACAGAAACACTGCCCCCACCAGGGTGGCAGAGGAATTACAACCAAGGAGctgggagagaaagaaattCCAGTGGATGCAGGGTTTGCCGTGgctttgtcagaaatgtgtgacGGAGGAGCAAACAGAACTGATACCAGAGATGGACTTCCATATACAGATCAGGAccaacataaatataaacagcAGTGACCGActtgatttgttttcctctaCATGCTTCAAAGACTGGATCAAGTTGTAAACAAACAGGGAAATTGCATTGTAAAGCTTTTTTAACCAAACACAATTTGCACTTTATCAATATCTATGCACACCAAATGATATCTATTCAGTCTTTTTTGTTCTGACAATACATTTCAGGTATAGGAAATAAagggacatttaaaaaagaggTAGAAAGGGACCAGTGTTAAATATTAAGACAGTTAATAACACTAATATCCCCTTTATAGTTTATTCAACTGCATACTTAAACGTTTTCCTAGGTGGCCTTGGATAGATGTCAACAGGAATGGATGCAATGCGAGATTCAAGGTGCAAGTATAATTTCTTGCggcattaaatggaaattacCCACAGCAAAGAAATAGAAAACCCTTCCAAGGCAGTAATCCACTGGGACGGCTGATATCATATCTCAAGGACTATGAATTGTAAAATAAAGACAGCAAAATCAGCCTGAAAGGAACAGATATATActatgtgtgggtttgtgtgtttgtgtgtattactAGGACTCTGGTCCAAAAAAGAGAGTCTGTTTAATCAgacaaagagaataaaagaagtAAAGATAAAGGACTCTAAACTGGAAGTTCCAGCCTGCCGCCTATATGCTATAAAACTTCTTTGTAGATATTTTGTTATAGAAAAGGGAATTCTGATACAGAAGCCAGAAAATATCTATATCAAAGTAATTTTTGTATAAAAGTGTAAAGCCATAATAAAAAGTGTTACAgtactcagtgtgtgttttcaatgcTATCATATTGCTTTATACTTTGACCTTTGGAACCACTTATGATGTGTATGTGAGATGATTGGAAATGactgattttacttttttgtgaA contains:
- the LOC139298687 gene encoding TGF-beta receptor type-2-like isoform X2, whose amino-acid sequence is MELLRFSAFWCGAILFGSILLEEAVWSSTTIMKIKRLCKFCDVQATSCTGKGSCKVECDITSICPNETDVCVSIWRKKDDNVTFDTVCHNPAQKLYGLVLEDYNNSKCEMKERKGMGSQFFICSCSEEECNEHIFFNSNMDSQVVAVILVSLVPLLVMAVVVITSFYFYRVYRQRQASSRRKRGLPLDFSDAHAIMIDDEGSDSSSTHANNLNHNTELLPIELDVQVGKGRFAEVYKAKLKQGSSVSEEQGFETVAIKIFQYEEYASWRNEKEIFSDADLRHDNVLHFLTAEERKVQRQYWLITAFQPRGNLQEYLIHHIISWHDLWLLGGSLARGVAHLHSDHTPCGRYKVPIAHRDIKSSNILVKSDLTCCLCDFGLALRLDNTLSVDELANSGQVGTARYMAPEVLESRINLENIESFKQADVYSMALVLWEIISRCNAIGEVKEYEPPFGNLREHPCVESMKDSVLRDRGRPEIPDSWINHTGIQMVCASIDECWDHDPEARLTAQCVAERFYDMEYLDKLSDRSDSEEKIPEEIIVVDEK
- the LOC139298687 gene encoding TGF-beta receptor type-2-like isoform X1 — protein: MELLRFSAFWCGAILFGSILLEEAEATIMKIKRLCKFCDVQATSCTGKGSCKVECDITSICPNETDVCVSIWRKKDDNVTFDTVCHNPAQKLYGLVLEDYNNSKCEMKERKGMGSQFFICSCSEEECNEHIFFNSNMDSQVVAVILVSLVPLLVMAVVVITSFYFYRVYRQRQASSRRKRGLPLDFSDAHAIMIDDEGSDSSSTHANNLNHNTELLPIELDVQVGKGRFAEVYKAKLKQGSSVSEEQGFETVAIKIFQYEEYASWRNEKEIFSDADLRHDNVLHFLTAEERKVQRQYWLITAFQPRGNLQEYLIHHIISWHDLWLLGGSLARGVAHLHSDHTPCGRYKVPIAHRDIKSSNILVKSDLTCCLCDFGLALRLDNTLSVDELANSGQVGTARYMAPEVLESRINLENIESFKQADVYSMALVLWEIISRCNAIGEVKEYEPPFGNLREHPCVESMKDSVLRDRGRPEIPDSWINHTGIQMVCASIDECWDHDPEARLTAQCVAERFYDMEYLDKLSDRSDSEEKIPEEIIVVDEK